A window of Brevibacterium ihuae contains these coding sequences:
- a CDS encoding zinc-binding dehydrogenase, whose translation MRLGPGMDYAVAEFPVPEPAPGQVLVEMAYASVCGSDVHLVDPDFHRPEMVGSPGYPGHEGVGRVVASRADGIEPGAVVLTVPSGRFGGCFAEYQALDAGSVIPLREGDDLPHVLMAQQLGCTIAALAKYWREGMRSAAVIGLGSAGQFFVQLLRARGVEVFASDVDAARIAFGREAGARAVHADELAATVAQAHPEGVDLVIEAAGLDATRALAIELVRVRGVVGNFGYPEFQVGTFPTMAAFRKAATVEWFSNAQGEPGQWCFHEALDAIRTGAIEVGHMTEVRMGLEDVPRALAITAAHGEGAAKITIAIRPESAIFEGS comes from the coding sequence GTGCGCCTCGGGCCGGGGATGGACTATGCGGTCGCGGAGTTCCCCGTCCCCGAACCGGCCCCCGGCCAGGTGCTCGTCGAGATGGCCTATGCCTCGGTGTGCGGGTCCGACGTCCACCTCGTCGACCCCGACTTCCACCGGCCCGAGATGGTCGGCTCCCCGGGGTATCCCGGGCACGAGGGCGTGGGGCGCGTCGTGGCCTCGCGCGCGGACGGGATCGAGCCCGGCGCGGTCGTGCTCACCGTGCCGAGCGGGCGGTTCGGCGGGTGCTTCGCCGAGTACCAGGCGCTCGATGCCGGCAGTGTGATCCCGCTGCGCGAGGGCGACGACCTGCCGCATGTGCTCATGGCCCAGCAGCTCGGCTGCACGATCGCCGCGCTCGCCAAGTACTGGCGCGAGGGCATGCGGAGCGCTGCGGTCATCGGCCTCGGGTCGGCGGGACAGTTCTTCGTCCAGCTGCTCCGCGCCCGTGGCGTCGAGGTCTTCGCCTCCGACGTCGACGCGGCGCGGATCGCGTTCGGCCGGGAGGCGGGGGCCCGGGCAGTGCACGCCGACGAGCTCGCGGCCACCGTCGCGCAGGCGCATCCGGAGGGCGTTGACCTCGTCATCGAGGCCGCCGGGCTCGATGCGACCCGGGCGCTGGCGATCGAGCTCGTGCGGGTGCGCGGGGTGGTGGGCAACTTCGGCTACCCCGAGTTCCAGGTCGGGACGTTCCCGACGATGGCGGCGTTCCGCAAGGCGGCGACCGTCGAGTGGTTCTCGAACGCGCAGGGCGAGCCCGGTCAGTGGTGCTTCCACGAAGCGCTCGATGCGATCCGCACGGGCGCGATCGAGGTCGGGCACATGACGGAGGTGCGAATGGGGCTCGAGGACGTCCCCCGGGCGCTCGCGATCACCGCGGCCCACGGCGAGGGCGCCGCCAAGATCACCATCGCCATCCGCCCCGAGAGTGCAATTTTCGAAGGTTCCTGA
- a CDS encoding PaaI family thioesterase, translated as MTTTPFAEHPARLTRELIHTLVSEKDDGPLAEHVAFIAEKLAAAAADPAKIVLDDPHPQRSHIAHDITPASSARNPIAPPMDIRWNGDESRCSLTLPLQYQGPPGRVHGGIVALMLDHVLGNAANSGGVPRAFTRYLNVLYDAATPVGEPLVITGRVTKEEGRKRFLEGEVTCHGEVRVKAEGLWIQAKDS; from the coding sequence ATGACCACGACGCCCTTCGCCGAACACCCCGCCCGCCTCACCCGCGAGCTCATCCACACGCTCGTCTCCGAGAAGGACGACGGGCCTCTCGCCGAGCACGTCGCGTTCATCGCGGAGAAGCTCGCCGCCGCAGCCGCGGACCCGGCGAAGATCGTCCTCGACGACCCCCACCCGCAGCGCAGCCACATCGCGCACGACATCACTCCGGCCTCCTCGGCGCGGAACCCGATCGCCCCGCCGATGGACATCCGCTGGAACGGCGACGAGTCGCGGTGCTCCCTCACCCTGCCGCTCCAGTACCAGGGCCCTCCCGGCCGGGTGCACGGCGGGATCGTCGCGCTCATGCTCGACCACGTCCTCGGCAACGCCGCGAACTCCGGCGGCGTCCCGCGCGCCTTCACCCGCTATCTCAACGTGCTCTACGACGCGGCGACCCCGGTGGGCGAGCCGCTCGTCATCACCGGCCGGGTGACGAAGGAGGAGGGCCGCAAGCGCTTCCTCGAGGGCGAGGTCACGTGCCACGGCGAGGTGCGGGTCAAGGCGGAGGGCCTCTGGATCCAGGCGAAGGATTCGTGA